A genomic window from Cricetulus griseus strain 17A/GY chromosome 4, alternate assembly CriGri-PICRH-1.0, whole genome shotgun sequence includes:
- the Atp5pf gene encoding ATP synthase-coupling factor 6, mitochondrial, producing MILQRIFRLSSVLRSAVSVHLRRNIGVTAVAFNKELDPIQKLFVDKIREYKSKRQTSGGPVDTGPEYHQELERELFKLKQMFGKGDMDTFPTFKFEDPKFEVFDKPQS from the exons ATGATTCTTCAGAGGATCTTCAGGCTCTCCTCTGTCCTTCGGTCGGcagtctctgtgcatttgaggagGAACATTGGGGTTACAGCAGTGGCATTTAATAAGGAACTTGATCCCATTCAGAAACTCTTCGTGGACAAGATAAGAGAGTACAAATCAAAGCGACA AACATCTGGAGGACCTGTTGATACTGGCCCTGAGTATCAccaagagctggagagagagctttTTAAGCTTAAACAGATGTTTGGTAAAGGAGACATGGATACGTTCCCTACCTTCAAATTTGAAG atCCCAAATTTGAAGTCTTCGATAAACCCCAGTCCTGA